The following are encoded in a window of Athene noctua chromosome 29, bAthNoc1.hap1.1, whole genome shotgun sequence genomic DNA:
- the CGN gene encoding cingulin, with translation MEWPASAVMAEKQNPVDYGVQIRFINDLQEPRRPPKARGKPGSYGVAVRVQGIAGQPFVVLNSGEKGGDSFGVQIKSEGSYPAPPAGPRPSGSVSSDSELPENPYAGQQPRHGSSYSTSDEEASGISVTSRHEPKAAPGERLLREELRRTQSHGDLLRAAAAEPVASGAPRAGGGRQLRALPGARSSSMLDIAAERGRGTGPRAKAASSDTEAAAGGSDVDTKPLSSVDSLISKFDGKVPQRGRAARRGRIPAEERKRSQSLDSRVSPRRVPDAAELSGARCPPAGPPGRGAEEPAAERLQSKARAELQLKSTPDLLRDQREVAQPGSSEHPKELIYSILKEGSSESEISLKRKTARLLEKMQELGAPKEAACSQPQHRALARQVEELQEKLHEETKLRQRLELPGEPRSGSARALEARLREAEGESQRLRGALDRKTQELQRSLQELGEARAAEEQAAARAGDCEERLRAAQRELDRLRQGPGAAPGGEALYKELLETREELEEALSSKQRQEEQLRLRERELTALKGALKEEVATHDRELDRVRQQYQSDMDQLRRSMEDISQDQANLESERQKINAVVRNLQRELEESAEETGHWRDLFQKNKDELRATKQELLQVKLEREEFEEELRELRGRFAAAREEVEQARSSAAAPGELEALRKELRQAQEAQRELAAGTQSREELLRQRERELEALKGAMEEEATSRDGELERHRRDLQQLREERDEATKAKASLESAREASEQARKVVESSLRELQEQNDDLRRKILGMETQLKEYERLGENWEGSQARLKEKVTKLEAERRQTEESLGEATEREQELLMAKRSLETRLEEAQRGLARLTQEHQELSASFQDEQRQREQLKRAKSDLEEQKRLLDRTTEKLNKELEQMAAESQSSLAALKSQLEEFKEKSRKEITDSQKQAKDRGAEVEKMQISVGRLQDEVGRLKQALQESQAERESVLLDKEVLLQRLRNLEQEVETKKRSQDDRSRHVRALEEKSKRLEAELEEERTTAELLTERVNRSRDQIDQLRAELLQERSSRQDLECDKVSLERQNKELKSRLASSEGLQRPGTNVSQLEARLEELQDKLQAEEREKSVLLSSTRKLERKVKELTIQIDDERQHVTDQKDQLSLRVKALKRQVDEAEEEIERLEGARKKAQRELEEQHELNEQLQNRIKALEKEAWRKAARSAADSSLQDDPLSSDEEFDSAYGPSSIASLLHEANLQTSSC, from the exons ATGGAGTGGCCGGCGAGCGCGGTGATGGCGGAGAAGCAGAACCCCGTGGACTACGGCGTCCAGATCCGCTTCATCAACGACCTGCAGGAGCCCCGGAGACCCCCCAAGGCGCGGGGCAAGCCCGGCTCCTACGGGGTGGCCGTGCGGGTGCAGGGCATCGCCGGGCAGCCCTTCGTCGTCCTCAACAGTGGCGAGAAGGGCGGCGACTCCTTCGGGGTGCAGATCAAGAGCGAGGGCTCCtacccggccccccccgccggcccccggccctcGGGCTCCGTCAGCTCCGACTCGGAGCTGCCGGAAAACCCGTACGCGGGGCAGCAGCCGCGGCACGGCTCGTCCTACAGCACCTCGGACGAGGAGGCGAGCGGCATCTCGGTGACCTCCCGGCACGAGCCCAAAGCGGCGCCGGGAGAGCGGCTGCTCAGAGAGGAGCTGCGGAGGACACAGTCCCACGGGGACCTGCTCCGTGCCGCCGCGGCCGAGCCCGTTGCCAGCGGGGCtccgcgggccggcggcggccggcagCTCCGCGCTCTGCCCGGcgccaggagcagcagcatgttGGACATCGCAGCGGAGCGGGGCAGAGGCACCGGCCCCAGGGCCAAGGCCGCCTCCTCGGACACCGAGGCGGCCGCCGGCGGCAGCGACGTGGACACCAAACCCCTCTCGTCGGTGGATTCGCTCATCAGCAAGTTCGACGGGAAGGTgccgcagcggggccgggcggccagGAGGGGCCGGATCCCCGCCGAGGAGCGGAAGCGCTCGCAGAGCCTCGACAGCCGCGTCTCCCCCCGCCGCGTGCCGGACGCCGCGGAGCTGAGCGGCGCCCGGTGCCCGCCCGCGGGgccccccggccggggcgcggAGGAGCCGGCGGCCGAGCGGCTGCAGAGCAAAGCCCGGGCGGAGCTGCAG CTCAAATCCACCCCGGACCTGCTGCGGGACCAGCGGGAGGTGGCCCAGCCCGGCAGCAGCGAGCACCCCAAGGAGCTCATCTACAGCATCCTGAAGGAGGG GAGCAGCGAGAGCGAAATCTCCCTGAAGAGGAAAACTGCCCGGCTGCTCGAGaagatgcaggagctgggg GCGCCCAAGGAGGCGGCGTGTTCGCAGCCCCAGcaccgagccctggccaggcaggtggaggagctgcaggagaagcTCCATGAGGAGACCAAG CTGCGGCAGAGGCTGGAGCTGCCCGGGGAGCCCAGGAGCGGCTCGGCTCGGGCGCTGGAAGCCCGGCTGCGGGAGGCCGAGGGGGAGAGCCAGCGCCTGCGGGGGGCCCTGGACAGGAAAacccaggagctgcagaggagTTTGCAGGA gctgggcgaggCGCGAGCGGCCGAGGagcaggcggcggcgcgggcgggcgacTGCGaggagcggctgcgggcggcgcAGCGGGAGCTCGACCGCCTGCGCCagggccccggcgcggccccgggcggcgaAGCCTTGTACAAG gagctgctggagaccagggaggagctggaggaggcccTGAGCTCCAAACAgcggcaggaggagcagctgcgCCTGCGGGAGCGGGAGCTGACGGCGCTGAAGGGAGCCCTCAAGGAGGAGGTGGCCACCCACGACAGGGAGCTGGACCGCGTGCGGCAGCAGTACCAGAGCGACATGGACCAGCTGCGCCGCAGCATGGAGGACATCTCGCAG GATCAGGCCAACCTGGAGTCGGAGAGGCAGAAGATCAACGCGGTGGTGAGGAACCTGcagcgggagctggaggagagcGCGGAGGAGACGGGGCACTGGCGGGACTTGTTCCAGAAGAACAAGGACGAGCTCCGCGCCACCAAGCAGGA GCTGCTGCAGGTGAAGCTGGAGCGGGAGGAGTTCGAggaggagctgcgggagctgcggggaCGCTTCGCCGCCGCCCGGGAGGAGGTGGAGCAGGCGCGGAGCAGCGCGGCCGCCCCTGGCGAGCTGGAGGCGCTCAGGAAG GAGCTGCGGCAGGCGCAGGAGGCGCAGCGGGAGCTGGCGGCGGGGACGCAGAGCCGGGAGGAGCTGCTGCGGCAGCGGGAGCGGGAGCTGGAGGCGCTGAAGGGCGCGATGGAGGAGGAGGCGACCAGCCGCGATGGGGAGCTGGAGCGGCACCGCAGGGACCTGCAGCAGCTCCGGGAGGAGCGGGACGAGGCCACCAAG GCAAAAGCATCCCTGGAGAGCGCGCGGGAGGCGTCGGAGCAGGcgaggaaggtggtggagtccagcctgcgggagctgcaggagcagaacGACGACCTGAGGAGGAAGATCCTCGGGATGGAGACGCAGCTGAAGGAGTACGAGCGCTTGGGCGAGAACTGGGAGGGCTCCCAGGCGCGGCTGAAGGAGAAGGTCACCAAACTGGAG GCAGAGCGCAGGCAGACAGAGGAGTCGCTGGGCGAAGCCACGGAGcgggagcaggagctgctgatgGCCAAGCGGTCGCTGGAGACTCGCCTGGAGGAGGCGCAGCGGGGCCTGGCCCGGCTGACGCAGGAGCACCAGGAGCTGAGCGCGTCCTTCCAGGACGAGCAGCGGCAGAGAGAGCAGCTCAAGCGCGCCAAGAGCGACCTGGAGGAGCAGAAGCGCCTCCTCGATCGCACCACGGAGAAGCTGAACAAAGAG CTGGAGCAGATGGCGGCGGAGTCGCAGAGCTCGCTGGCCGCGCTGAAGTCGCAGCTGGAGGAGTTCAAGGAGAAATCGCGGAAGGAGATCACGGACTCCCAGAAACAGGCCAAGGACCGGGGCGCCGAGGTGGAGAAGATGCAGATCAGCGTGGGGCGGCTGCAGGACGAG GTCGGGCGGCTGAAGCAGGCGCTGCAGGAGAGCCAGGCGGAGCGGGAGAGCGTCCTGCTGGACAAGGAGGTGCTGCTGCAGCGCCTGCGCAACCTGGAGCAGGAGGTGGAGACCAAGAAGCGCTCCCAGGACGATCGCTCCCGGCACGTCAGGGCGCTGGAG GAGAAGTCCAAGCGCCTGGaggcggagctggaggaggagagaacCACAGCGGAGCTGCTGACCGAGAGGGTCAACCGCAGCAGAGACCAG ATCGACCAGctgcgggcagagctgctgcaggagcgCTCCAGCCGCCAGGACCTGGAGTGTGACAAGGTCTCGCTGGAGCGGCAG AACAAGGAGCTGAAGAGCCGCCTGGCCAGCTCCGAGGGGCTGCAGAGACCCGGCACCAACGTCTCGCAGCTGGAGgcgcggctggaggagctgcaggacaagCTGCAGGCGGAGGAGAG GGAGAAGAGCGTCCTGCTGTCCTCCACCCGCAAGCTGGAGAGGAAGGTGAAGGAGTTGACCATCCAGATCGACGACGAGCGGCAGCACGTCACCGACCAGAAGGACCAG CTGAGCCTGCGGGTGAAGGCCCTGAAGCGTCAAGTGGATGAAGCCGAGGAGGAGATCGAGCGGCTGGAGGGCGCCCGCAAGAAGGCGcagcgggagctggaggagcagcacgAGCTCAACGAGCAGCTGCAGAACCGCATCAAGGCGCTGGAGAAGGAGGCGTG GCGCAAAGCCGCCCGCTCGGCCGCCGATTCCTCCCTGCAAGACGACCCGCTCAGCTCG